The following proteins are co-located in the Nocardia bhagyanarayanae genome:
- a CDS encoding acyltransferase family protein, which translates to MRPPEGASAAVGSGEVEDRRGSSANTTSGAVGRRSAPGRTIEPDEAGRRIRAERKHAYRHDLDGLRGVAIALVVVFHIWLGRVSGGVDVFLVLSGFFFTGSLLRRAESTGTVELAATARRLGRRLLPGLVLVLAVVAIGTVLIRPYTQWTESAAQTLASLLYYQNWYLALSWSDYLAADPSVSPLQHLWSMSVQGQFYLVALAGIALLVAVVRRFGRASALRPTAAVVFGGLAVASFLYAARGAELHQGWNYYDSLARGWELLAGALIAVLAPKPAVPRALRVLLAVAGALVVLGCGWLTNGANEFPGPAALIPVGAAVALILSGAGLPTVAQPLPNRLLAAAPMVRLGELAYALYLWHWPILIFVLAERGTPTAGIEGGLAVLAASFTLAYLTHRFVEEPLRTGAVTRFADYRRRAGRAVALVGATLLAVAVGAQVVTRMLPPQPVAHLDPTRYPGAEALAAGAAVPRAKMRPTVFEAPADAAYPSRDKCIADWDTREVITCTYGDADAERTIAVVGSSHAEHWVPALDVLAREHGFRITVYLKMGCPLTVAAEPMYKGEPIPDCRDWSAEVIDRLGVDRPQWVFTTGTRPRDRTGDETPTDYLEVWSRLAEHGLNVLAVRDTPWLRRDGIRYRAIDCLAQSGDGVSCGMRRTDALDEVNPAAEPAASFPNVFPLDLTDALCTPEVCPVIEGNILVYHDEHHLTASYSRSLAPELGRRLAPILGWW; encoded by the coding sequence ATGAGGCCGCCGGAGGGGGCGTCCGCGGCGGTCGGCTCCGGCGAGGTCGAGGACCGGCGTGGGAGTTCGGCGAACACAACATCGGGCGCGGTCGGACGACGTTCGGCTCCGGGACGGACCATCGAGCCGGACGAAGCCGGTCGGCGGATCCGCGCGGAGCGGAAGCACGCCTACCGGCACGACCTGGACGGCCTGCGCGGCGTCGCGATCGCCTTGGTGGTGGTGTTCCACATCTGGCTCGGCCGGGTCTCCGGCGGCGTGGACGTGTTCCTCGTCCTCTCCGGCTTCTTCTTCACCGGATCGCTGCTGCGCCGCGCCGAGTCGACCGGCACGGTCGAACTCGCCGCCACGGCCCGGCGGTTGGGCAGGCGGCTGCTGCCGGGTTTGGTGCTCGTGCTGGCTGTCGTCGCGATCGGGACGGTACTGATCCGCCCGTACACACAGTGGACCGAGTCGGCCGCGCAGACGCTGGCTTCGCTGCTGTACTACCAGAACTGGTATCTGGCGCTGTCCTGGTCGGACTACCTGGCCGCCGACCCGTCGGTGAGTCCGCTCCAGCACCTGTGGTCGATGTCGGTGCAGGGGCAGTTCTATCTCGTCGCGCTGGCCGGAATCGCGTTGCTGGTGGCCGTCGTTCGCAGGTTCGGCCGGGCGTCCGCGCTGCGGCCGACGGCGGCTGTCGTGTTCGGCGGACTCGCGGTGGCCTCGTTCCTCTACGCCGCCCGCGGGGCGGAACTGCATCAGGGCTGGAACTACTACGACAGCCTGGCGCGCGGCTGGGAACTGCTCGCCGGTGCGCTTATCGCCGTGCTCGCGCCGAAACCGGCGGTGCCGCGCGCGCTTCGGGTGCTGCTGGCGGTGGCAGGTGCACTCGTCGTGCTCGGCTGCGGCTGGTTGACCAACGGCGCCAACGAGTTTCCCGGACCCGCCGCCCTGATTCCGGTGGGCGCGGCCGTCGCGCTGATCTTGTCGGGCGCTGGTCTGCCGACGGTCGCTCAGCCGCTGCCGAACCGGTTGCTCGCCGCCGCGCCGATGGTCCGGCTCGGTGAGCTCGCCTACGCGCTGTACCTCTGGCACTGGCCGATCCTCATCTTCGTGCTCGCCGAGCGCGGCACGCCGACGGCGGGCATCGAAGGCGGACTCGCGGTGCTCGCGGCCTCTTTCACGCTGGCGTACCTGACCCACCGCTTCGTCGAGGAGCCGCTGCGGACCGGCGCGGTCACGCGCTTCGCCGACTATCGCCGCCGCGCGGGCCGGGCGGTCGCGCTCGTCGGCGCGACGCTGCTCGCGGTGGCGGTCGGGGCGCAAGTGGTGACCAGGATGCTGCCGCCGCAGCCCGTCGCGCACCTGGATCCGACGCGCTATCCCGGAGCGGAGGCGTTGGCGGCGGGCGCGGCGGTCCCGCGGGCCAAGATGCGCCCGACGGTCTTCGAGGCGCCCGCCGACGCCGCCTACCCGTCGCGGGACAAGTGCATCGCGGATTGGGACACCCGCGAGGTGATCACCTGCACCTACGGCGACGCGGACGCGGAACGCACCATCGCCGTGGTCGGCAGCTCGCACGCCGAACACTGGGTGCCCGCGCTGGACGTGCTCGCCCGCGAGCACGGCTTCCGCATCACGGTGTACCTGAAGATGGGTTGCCCGCTGACGGTGGCGGCCGAGCCGATGTACAAAGGCGAGCCGATTCCCGACTGCCGCGACTGGTCGGCGGAGGTGATCGACCGGCTCGGCGTCGACCGGCCGCAATGGGTGTTCACCACCGGCACCCGCCCGCGCGACCGCACCGGCGACGAGACACCGACGGATTACCTCGAGGTCTGGTCCCGGCTGGCCGAGCACGGACTCAACGTGCTCGCCGTCCGCGACACGCCTTGGCTGCGCCGCGACGGCATCCGCTACCGCGCCATCGACTGCCTGGCCCAGAGCGGTGACGGCGTCAGCTGTGGCATGCGCAGGACCGACGCGCTCGACGAGGTGAATCCCGCCGCCGAGCCCGCCGCGTCCTTTCCCAACGTGTTCCCGCTCGACCTGACCGACGCACTCTGCACGCCGGAGGTCTGCCCGGTGATCGAGGGCAACATCCTCGTCTATCACGACGAGCACCATCTGACCGCCAGTTACTCGCGGTCGCTCGCGCCCGAACTCGGACGTCGGCTGGCGCCGATCCTGGGCTGGTGGTGA
- a CDS encoding RNHCP domain-containing protein has translation MPRRKTKTTRAQRRKDVLHGPGGESGDAFRCVGCRMAVSVVAPGTAHRNHCPHCLSSRHVDGRIPGDRAATCGGRMSAVSLTARDDGEWLLVHQCAACGALKANRIAGDDNPLALMRIAVRPLADPRLGRRALLAL, from the coding sequence ATGCCGCGAAGAAAGACGAAAACGACTCGCGCGCAACGCCGCAAGGACGTGCTGCACGGGCCGGGCGGTGAATCCGGCGACGCCTTCCGCTGCGTCGGCTGCCGGATGGCGGTGTCGGTCGTGGCACCGGGCACCGCGCACCGCAACCACTGCCCGCACTGCCTGTCCAGCCGCCACGTCGACGGCCGGATCCCGGGCGATCGCGCGGCGACGTGCGGCGGGCGGATGTCCGCGGTCAGCCTCACGGCCCGTGACGACGGCGAGTGGCTGCTCGTGCACCAGTGCGCCGCCTGCGGCGCGCTCAAGGCGAACCGCATCGCGGGCGACGACAATCCGTTGGCGCTGATGCGAATCGCGGTGCGGCCGTTGGCCGATCCGCGACTCGGCAGGCGCGCGCTGCTGGCGCTGTGA
- a CDS encoding RNHCP domain-containing protein, translating to MSHPNTSTHRGPSPALRTGTFTCVRCGLVVATLAPDDSRRNHCPSCLTSQHTVDHVEGGASDCHGRMAPLSIAVQRNGSWSVVHRCTRCQELSLYPVCADDNQLVLMRLAVRPLAEPPFPLEVFGDL from the coding sequence GTGTCCCACCCCAACACCTCGACCCACCGGGGTCCGAGCCCCGCGCTACGGACCGGAACCTTCACCTGCGTGCGCTGCGGCCTCGTCGTCGCCACGCTCGCGCCGGACGACAGCAGGCGCAACCACTGCCCGAGCTGTCTCACCTCGCAGCACACCGTCGATCACGTCGAGGGCGGCGCCTCCGACTGCCACGGCAGGATGGCTCCGCTGTCGATCGCGGTGCAACGCAACGGTTCCTGGTCGGTGGTGCATCGCTGCACCCGCTGCCAGGAGCTGTCGCTGTACCCGGTGTGCGCCGACGACAACCAACTCGTCCTGATGCGATTGGCCGTGCGTCCGCTCGCGGAACCGCCCTTCCCGCTCGAAGTCTTCGGCGATCTGTAG
- a CDS encoding DoxX family protein codes for MNIALWIVAGLLAVVYLAAGLAKLAQPYEKLTANPSMGWARDFSPGAVRLIGAAELLGAAGLILPRATGIAEVLTPLAALGLAVLQAGAMLVHYRRGETKNLPMNLVLLLLALFVAIGRFAGWG; via the coding sequence ATGAACATCGCACTGTGGATTGTCGCCGGGTTGCTCGCGGTGGTGTACCTGGCCGCGGGTCTCGCGAAGCTCGCGCAGCCGTACGAGAAGCTAACCGCTAATCCGAGCATGGGCTGGGCGCGGGATTTCTCGCCCGGCGCGGTCCGTCTGATCGGCGCCGCCGAACTGCTGGGCGCCGCGGGCCTGATCCTGCCGCGCGCCACCGGAATCGCCGAGGTCCTCACGCCGCTGGCCGCGCTCGGCCTCGCCGTACTTCAGGCCGGCGCGATGCTGGTGCACTATCGCCGGGGCGAGACGAAGAACCTGCCGATGAATCTGGTGTTGCTGCTTCTCGCGCTGTTCGTCGCGATCGGTCGCTTCGCGGGCTGGGGCTGA